From the Selenomonadales bacterium genome, one window contains:
- a CDS encoding site-specific DNA-methyltransferase, with translation MSAIRNLLQQITDPTLRERLTEEVNRISKNKKFGLVFEEHVPECTPLYNVPIKLGSTVARKTGKMDKIYTIRKIDGKDAVCENKTTLETAAIPLCELVSVAQFGEPIFPSLEPIDKVENAPGDSLWHTIIEADNYHALQLLEYLYEGQVDCIYIDPPYNTGARDWKYNNDYVDSNDAYRHSKWLSMMKKRLLIAKHLLKETGIFIVTIDDNELSHLDCVLLEIFPEYDRFIVTIEHSKRGRRGKNMAKSNEYALFLVRHGLDVICEETTIGLGGETRNLRRTGSGSLRAQRHKKFYPIYVDTTEQRVIEIGEYLPLDEEPSYDVPDDVKERHPDNSLSVIWPIDEDGTQKNWHYAAPRAKSEMELGKLSVREQKYGWQVYYQLRERDSKKYKTVWTGSHLDASTHGTELLTTILGRGQAFDFPKSLYAVLQCLYASVKDNPNALVVDFFAGSGTTLHAVNLLNAEDGGKRRCILVTNNEVSEAEARELKEAGYQPGDPEWESRGICRSVTWPRTEYSILGKRADGIKLTGEYYTSQTTSKEINRSFYQLGFVENPAALTHAAKKQIVALIGKDKLPQSLVNTDSRFVVSEKHNASVLFDPEAANEWLVALEEQEHITDLYIVASEKRTFNEIKAKVVELLGTLTITEPLKRPMSDGFSANVEYFKLGFLDKNSVSLGQQFCEILPLLWLKAGAIGERPELDGVDIPDMLILTQNSFAVLLDEDCYGKFADALLEAGNISTVYFVTNSEEAFREMSNGIGIKRTYQLYRDYIDNFVIGSRRNNL, from the coding sequence ATGTCGGCTATTAGAAATCTATTACAACAAATCACCGACCCGACGCTCCGCGAGCGGCTTACGGAGGAAGTGAACCGTATAAGTAAGAATAAGAAGTTTGGCCTGGTGTTCGAGGAACATGTCCCCGAATGCACCCCCCTTTACAACGTTCCCATTAAGCTCGGCTCAACCGTTGCCCGCAAGACAGGCAAGATGGACAAAATATACACCATTAGGAAAATTGATGGTAAAGATGCCGTGTGTGAAAATAAAACCACACTTGAGACGGCAGCTATCCCACTGTGTGAACTTGTTTCCGTGGCACAGTTCGGCGAACCGATTTTCCCTTCACTTGAACCTATCGACAAGGTGGAAAACGCACCCGGCGACAGCCTGTGGCATACCATTATCGAAGCTGACAACTATCATGCCCTCCAACTTTTGGAGTACCTTTATGAGGGACAGGTGGATTGCATATACATTGACCCACCGTATAATACCGGGGCAAGGGATTGGAAATACAACAACGATTATGTGGATTCTAACGATGCCTATAGACATAGCAAGTGGCTGTCAATGATGAAGAAACGGCTGCTGATTGCAAAGCACCTACTAAAAGAAACAGGGATATTCATTGTCACTATTGATGATAATGAGTTATCCCATTTAGACTGTGTCTTGCTGGAGATCTTCCCAGAGTACGACAGGTTTATCGTAACTATCGAACATAGCAAGCGCGGCAGACGCGGTAAAAATATGGCAAAGTCAAACGAGTATGCGCTTTTCTTGGTGAGGCATGGACTGGATGTTATTTGCGAAGAAACAACCATCGGCCTTGGTGGTGAAACTCGCAATCTGAGGCGTACTGGCTCCGGCTCACTTCGCGCACAACGACACAAGAAATTCTATCCAATATACGTTGACACCACCGAACAACGTGTGATTGAGATAGGAGAATATCTCCCACTTGACGAGGAACCATCCTATGATGTTCCCGATGATGTCAAGGAGAGGCACCCCGATAATTCTTTAAGTGTTATCTGGCCCATTGATGAGGATGGCACACAAAAGAACTGGCATTATGCGGCACCGAGAGCAAAAAGCGAAATGGAGTTAGGAAAACTCTCTGTGCGCGAGCAGAAATACGGCTGGCAAGTATACTACCAACTTAGAGAGAGGGATTCAAAAAAATACAAAACAGTGTGGACGGGTTCCCATCTCGATGCAAGTACGCATGGCACAGAACTGCTTACCACAATATTGGGTCGGGGTCAGGCGTTTGACTTTCCCAAATCCCTATATGCTGTCTTGCAATGTCTGTATGCTTCTGTGAAGGATAACCCCAATGCCCTGGTCGTCGACTTTTTCGCTGGCAGCGGTACGACGCTCCACGCAGTTAACCTGCTGAACGCCGAAGACGGCGGCAAACGTCGTTGCATTCTTGTCACAAATAACGAGGTGTCCGAAGCTGAGGCTCGGGAATTGAAAGAGGCGGGGTACCAGCCTGGCGACCCTGAATGGGAAAGCCGTGGAATCTGTCGCTCGGTGACTTGGCCGCGCACAGAATATAGCATCCTCGGCAAACGTGCCGATGGCATAAAGCTGACAGGTGAGTATTACACAAGTCAGACAACCAGTAAGGAAATCAACCGATCGTTTTATCAGCTTGGGTTTGTGGAAAACCCCGCCGCACTTACTCATGCTGCAAAGAAGCAGATCGTCGCCCTCATCGGCAAAGATAAGTTGCCTCAGTCGCTTGTAAATACCGACAGTCGATTCGTTGTATCAGAGAAACATAACGCCTCCGTGCTTTTTGATCCCGAAGCCGCGAATGAGTGGCTTGTCGCCCTTGAGGAGCAGGAGCATATAACTGATTTGTACATAGTGGCAAGTGAAAAAAGGACTTTCAACGAAATAAAAGCAAAAGTGGTTGAACTGCTTGGCACGCTAACAATAACTGAGCCGTTGAAACGTCCAATGAGCGATGGCTTCTCTGCCAATGTAGAATACTTCAAACTCGGCTTTTTAGATAAGAACAGTGTGTCGCTCGGCCAACAGTTCTGTGAGATACTGCCTCTCCTATGGTTAAAAGCAGGAGCAATCGGCGAGCGCCCAGAACTGGACGGCGTGGATATCCCGGATATGCTGATTCTGACTCAGAATTCTTTCGCAGTTCTATTGGACGAGGACTGCTATGGAAAATTTGCTGATGCTTTGCTTGAGGCGGGCAACATTAGCACGGTTTACTTCGTCACGAACTCTGAGGAGGCGTTCAGGGAGATGTCGAATGGCATAGGAATAAAGCGAACCTATCAGTTGTATCGAGACTATATTGATAATTTCGTTATCGGAAGCAGGAGGAACAACCTATGA